Below is a window of Portunus trituberculatus isolate SZX2019 unplaced genomic scaffold, ASM1759143v1 PGA_scaffold_477__1_contigs__length_28652, whole genome shotgun sequence DNA.
AATTCACACTCCTCCCCATAACATTAAGAAATCTAAAACCAGTTAACATAAATGGAAACAACATACCATATGCATCAGAGGCAAAAGTATTAGGACTTACGCTTGGTAGAAGCGGTTACGCGAAACATGTCcatgaaataacaagaaaagcccAGATAGCCATCAACACCATGAGACGTTTTCAAACactaaacaacaacataaagcTACACCTAGTAAAAGCGTGCGTGCTCCCAATTCTAACATATCCTGCGTACGCCCTCAACGCACTATCTAAATCCCAAGGaaataaattacaaaagaaacaaaacacagcacTCAGATTTGCTTTCGATATCAGGCATCCATACAGTCACACCACCGAAGAGCTGCACACACTTGCCAATATAACACCCATCAACATCACACTGTTCAACAGAGGAaacaaaacactacacacacttacacacacactcagagacaTCACATTCAACAATATCATACAAGAACACGAACACAACAAAGATCACCCATGGTTCAGAAAACCTATAAACAACCTTTCAAGCGAACCACCAGATCCTATTTACacttaacaacaccaacaacccaGAAAAATTATCCCAACTAAACTTACAATAAACTTATAATAAACTTATAAAATAAAGATGCACAAAACCTCAAGCTTCAACTCCGCTCCCTACTCAAGATCAGACATCGCTGAGCAACCCCGACAGCTGACTGGCTAAAACAGTAAACACATTGAAAGATCAGCAAGGCGGTTCGCCCGCCAACTTTACTCCCTACtactatatttcttctcttttcacccccactattttcttccactcatctCTTATTTCCCCCACTATCTATCCCAcccttactgttactgttactgtgcaacacaacacaactcttcgcaagttgaacgacgccgttactaccatgcctcccaaagcatcaggaaaggctgccaagaaggctggcaaggctcagaaggccatagccaaaggggacaagaagaagaagcggaggaggaaggaaagctactccatctacatctacaaggtgctcaagcaggtccaccccgacactggcgtgtcctccaaggctatgtcaatcatgaactctttcgtgaacgacattttcgagcgcatcgctgccgaggcatcccgcctggcacactacaacaagcgctccaccatcaccagccgggAGATCCAGACTGCCGTCCGTCTCCTTCTGCCCGGCGAACTGGCAAAGCACGCCGTCTCTGAGGGCACCAAGGCTGTCACCAAGTACACCTCCTCCAAGTAAACTGACTGTCAGTCAGCTAgaaggggggaaagaagaaaaaagagcaactgCTGTCTCAGACAGTATTCAAACCCTACCCGGCTCCATAGGAGCCACACCTGaatccaaaaaaaaaggagacacaataTAGACAAGTGTGGATGGTGGTCGCCGCTGGTGCACCAGAGCCGGATGGATGgacatggatggatggatgagctAGATGGCTGGCTCGTCATTAATGAGGCTCGCAACCGGGTCAGAGCAAAGAGATCCATCATCCACTGCACAACAGCAGCaccccgtagtagtagtagtagtagtatgatgaaGATTATTAAGCGTACGTACGATACTAATCACGGCAGGCAGGCTTTGGAGGGTGGGTGCAttcatgctcttcttcttcttgattaatgatgatgatgatacctcCTATTTCAGTAACATAACGTTTTTCATCACACAAAGCTCAGGAAGCACACAGTTATTATAGCTTGTAACATGAATcttcgctcctttttttttttttttttttttttttttttctttctttctttgttttcttgactgaattgcagtgaatcaatcaatcaatatatctacAAATCAGATTGGAGGGGAAAGCAGTCATTCTCCATCGGCCACCGACATACTACTGATCAGAAACATGCACATGGAATATCGGATCCTagacacagagaggaaggttgaaaaaaaaaaaaaaaaaaagagagagagagagagagagagagagagagagagagagagagagagagagagagagagagagagagagagagagagagagagagagagagagagagagaaaaaaagtcttcTAATCAGGAAATCGCTCGACCATACGGATCAAAGCCAACCCATTCATGGTCTatgtaatattattctctttagaTAAAGCACCTTTGGCCCTGAAGAGGGCCtagatattgtttgttgttgcttgctTGCCTTGGATGACACACTTATTAGGCACGCTCGCCACGGATTCGACGAGCCAGCTGGATGTCCTTGGGCATGATAGTGACACGCTTGGCGTGGATGGCGCACAGGTTAGTGTCTTCAAAGAGACCCACGAGATAAGCCTCGGAAGCTTCCTGGAGGGCCATGACAGCGGAGGACTGGAAGCGGAGGTCAGTCTTGAAATCCTGGGCAATTTCACGCACCAAGCGCTGGAAAGGCAGCTTCCTGATAAGCAGTTCGGTGCTCTTCTGATAACGGCGGATCTCACGGAGGGCCACGGTTCCTGGCCTGTAACGGTGGGGCTTCTTGACACCTCCAGTGGCAGGAGCAGATTTGCGAGCTGCCTTCGTGGCAAGCTGCTTGCGGGGCGCCTTGCCACCGGTGGACTTGCGGGCCGTTTGCTTAGTACGTGCCATGGTGAGTAAGTAAGGAAGTAAGTTACTGCCGCTCGGAACGAACAGTTGGGCGAGTTGAGCGCTTAGGCTGGCACTTCTTTAAATACGGTTTGCCGGGGCCCAACCTTGCCTTACGATTGGACGGGAATGACGTAAGAGTGTTCGACAACCACAGAAAACTCCCCCTCCTCTTAACCATAACAACATGTCATGGGTAACTCAAAGAAATTGAGGCAggcgagaggagagaaaagaaagaaggaaagagaaaaaaaaaacaacaaattaaaaaaaaaaaaaaaaaaaacacacacacacacacacacacacacacacacacacacacacacacacacacacacacacacacacagagtcacagatagagagagagagagagagagagagagagagagagagagagagagagagagagagagagagagagagagagagagagagaggagagggagagagggacataaggatcccaccgacaattctagacggattttttttttaatttttttttttttcgtttacatGATTTTACCGGATATGTGCATAAATCGCAAATTGGATTTGGCTAATTTGCATAAATTtgcataaaatttccataaattaGAATAAATTAGCATAAACATTGCATACATTAGcccctaccgaaaaaaaaaaaaaattgacaatttcacaatataattatttcaaatgcaagggccaccaacaaatagcataaaaatcgtaatatatacacagacacactttagcaactacgatccacaaaaaaaaaatatatatatatattttatacatacaaagaatatggtttctcaaatatacctgacatcagcaaagcaaccattttagattctaaggtaaaattaggatggatggatgatgtaaAGCTAACAATCGATCATTTTATTCACCCAATACCAACTGCAACATCGCCAAGACAAATTGTTAATCAGATTATTATAGTCTGAAGATCACTTAGACGTTGGCATTTTGGGGAATTTCCCGGCCTGCAGCGTTGCTGGGCAAATTAAGGAattagagcctatgtgtcaatgagaaacttgctccccacacaccacctctctctctctctctctctctctctctctctctctctctctctctctctctctctctctctctctctctctctctctctctctctctctctctctctctctctctctctctctctctctctctctctctctctctctctctctctctctctctctctctctctctctctctctctcattctggctGGCAGCAGGAGAGGAATtgacccatggattaacacggtcactttgacctgtgacctcactcggtcacccagaaggatgtgaaaacgctcggaggaaacgttgtcaagcatttgttccacgtcaccgtttcatgaagccccgctactgtcccgaagttggattcacgcggcccctttcgaatCAActgaaagtgttgagccagctcttggctttctggattggaagttgagatccaagcttcaaccagtgaacacaaa
It encodes the following:
- the LOC123500737 gene encoding histone H2B — protein: MPPKASGKAAKKAGKAQKAIAKGDKKKKRRRKESYSIYIYKVLKQVHPDTGVSSKAMSIMNSFVNDIFERIAAEASRLAHYNKRSTITSREIQTAVRLLLPGELAKHAVSEGTKAVTKYTSSK
- the LOC123500738 gene encoding histone H3, coding for MARTKQTARKSTGGKAPRKQLATKAARKSAPATGGVKKPHRYRPGTVALREIRRYQKSTELLIRKLPFQRLVREIAQDFKTDLRFQSSAVMALQEASEAYLVGLFEDTNLCAIHAKRVTIMPKDIQLARRIRGERA